From one Populus alba chromosome 17, ASM523922v2, whole genome shotgun sequence genomic stretch:
- the LOC118037073 gene encoding GDSL esterase/lipase 4-like: MGEKKILPVGLETQLRNFKNMEKQLRQKLGASEVKTLLSKAVYMFSIGSNDYLVPFITNSTVLQSYSKKEYVKMVIGNITSVIQEIYEIGGRKFGLSKLLPLGCPPISRALEIVRTGGSGCMEEITVLAKLHNRALHKALKELKKSQLKGYTYSIFDAYTVATAILNNPS; this comes from the exons ATGGGAGAGAAAAAGA TCCTACCTGTTGGACTGGAAACTCAATTACGTAATTTCAAGAATATGGAGAAGCAGCTAAGGCAAAAACTAGGAGCTTCAGAAGTCAAGACATTGTTATCCAAAGCTGTTTACATGTTCAGCATTGGAAGCAACGACTACTTGGTACCTTTCATCACAAACTCCACTGTGCTTCAATCCTACTCCAAAAAGGAGTATGTCAAGATGGTTATTGGCAACATAACATCCGTGATCCAA GAAATTTATGAGATAGGGGGAAGGAAATTTGGGCTATCAAAGTTGCTTCCTTTAGGTTGTCCACCAATCTCTCGAGCACTAGAAATAGTCAGAACAGGTGGCTCTGGTTGCATGGAAGAAATTACAGTGCTTGCAAAACTACACAACAGAGCACTCCATAAAGCTCTGAAAGAGCTTAAGAAGAGTCAACTAAAAGGATATACTTATTCAATTTTTGATGCCTACACTGTAGCAACTGCAATTCTCAATAACCCTTCATAA
- the LOC118037074 gene encoding uncharacterized protein, which translates to MDTCGKTNAEFRSDVNDILARHENSFDQVNAALQAVLTELQALRASRNPNNNSSETNPFARDESSQPHTSRSNTTKDHPHHNLKLSFPKFNGDDPTGWIYKAGQYFEFQNIVLDQQVQLASFHLEGIALQWHRWLTKFRGPLSWEEFTNAIQLRFGPTDYEDPSEALTRLKQTTTIAAYQEAFERLSHRVDNLPEKFLVGCFIAGLRDDIRIDVKIKQPVTLADTIGVARLIEERNQLQRRSTQPIRFQPTYAAAKSSSNPVAGVLGPPPSQRHNQGSNNPPANFRRITNQEARERREKGLCYYCDEKFVPGHRTEHPQTLRVPGKLKSKNVTVLIDGGSTHNFIDQALVSRFVLPVTQGKQLQVMVANREKIKCAGQCQALTLIIQGHPVTTDYYILPVAACQLVLGVQWLATLGPVETDYKQLTMNFKLAGISHTFQGLGRNDIEALTDKELNGLQGLGLFFQIIPSNNSNSSSEPQSYPPEISQLLSQFSQVFENPTSLPPQRSHDHHIPLLPTAGPVTVRPYRYPYYQKTEIEKMVKELLQSGLIRPNHNPFSSPVLLVKKADGAWRFCVDYRALNDITVKDKYPIPVIDELLDELHGAKFYSKLDLRSGYHQIRVHDADIHKTAFRTHEGHYEFIVMPFGLTNAPSTFQSLMNDLFRPYLRHFILVFFYDILLYSRSWTDHLTHLQTVLQILSANNLFAKMSKCQFGVLRVSYLGHIISEQGVAVDPAKIQAVVDWPPPTTAKGVRGFLGLAGYYRKFIRHFGGIAAPLNCLLGKDGFQWNQAAEKAFQQLKEALTSPPVLRLPDFTQQFVIECDASGIGLGAICFNRTNQLPILVKH; encoded by the exons ATGGACACTTGCGGTAAAACAAATGCAGAATTCCGCAGTGATGTCAATGACATCTTGGCACGACATGAGAACAGTTTCGATCAGGTAAACGCAGCCTTACAAGCAGTGCTGACGGAACTCCAAGCTCTTCGAGCTTCTCGCAACCCAAACAATAACTCCTCTGAAACAAACCCCTTTGCTCGTGATGAATCCTCACAACCCCATACTTCTCGTTCAAACACCACAAAAGACCACCCTCATCACAACCTCAAATTGTCTTTCCCAAAATTTAATGGTGATGACCCAACGGGATGGATTTACAAGGCAGGgcaatattttgaatttcaaaatattgTGTTGGATCAACAAGTTCAGCTGGCATCATTCCATTTGGAAGGCATCGCCTTACAATGGCATCGGTGGCTGACGAAATTTCGTGGACCGCTATCATGGGAGGAGTTTACTAATGCTATACAACTTCGATTTGGTCCAACCGACTATGAAGATCCCTCGGAGGCTCTAACACGCCTTAAACAAACCACCACCATTGCAGCCTATCAGGAAGCTTTTGAAAGGCTTTCCCATAGAGTGGACAACTTGCCTGAGAAATTCTTAGTAGGTTGTTTTATTGCAGGACTCAGGGATGATATTCGCATAGATGTGAAGATCAAACAGCCAGTAACATTGGCTGATACAATAGGGGTGGCCCGACTAATTGAGGAACGCAACCAGCTGCAAAGGAGATCAACTCAACCAATCCGTTTCCAGCCAACTTATGCAGCAGCAAAATCCTCTTCCAATCCAGTGGCTGGGGTGCTAGGACCCCCACCAAGTCAGCGACATAACCAAGGTTCTAATAATCCACCAGCAAACTTCCGGAGAATCACCAATCAAGAGGCACGAGAGCGACGAGAGAAAGGATTATGTTATTACTGTGACGAGAAGTTCGTTCCAGGACATC GAACCGAACATCCACAGACTCTACGCGTCCCTGGCAAGTTAAAGAGCAAGAATGTAACAGTGCTGATAGATGGAGGTAGCACTCACAATTTTATTGATCAAGCCTTGGTCTCCAGATTCGTATTACCAGTAACTCAGGGAAAGCAATTACAAGTTATGGTGGCTAACAGGGAAAAGATCAAATGTGCGGGGCAATGTCAGGCACTCACTCTCATCATTCAAGGCCATCCTGTCACCACAGATTACTACATCCTTCCAGTTGCAGCATGCCAGTTGGTATTGGGAGTGCAATGGCTTGCAACTCTCGGTCCAGTCGAGACTGATTACAAGCAACTTACCATGAATTTCAAGCTTGCAGGTATTTCTCACACATTTCAGGGATTAGGGAGAAACGACATTGAAGCCTTGACAGATAAGGAGCTAAATGGATTGCAAGGTTTGGGATTGTTCTTCCAAATAATTCCTTccaacaacagcaacagcagcagtGAACCACAGTCCTATCCGCCTGAGATCAGTCAACTTCTATCTCAATTTTCTCAGGTTTTTGAAAACCCGACCAGCTTACCTCCACAACGGTCACATGACCATCACATCCCATTGCTTCCTACAGCCGGACCAGTCACTGTGAGGCCATATCGATATCCTTATTATCAGAAGACTGAAATAGAGAAAATGGTTAAGGAGCTTCTACAATCTGGTTTAATCAGACCCAACCACAATCCGTTTTCCTCCCCAGTTCTATTAGTGAAGAAGGCTGATGGTGCATGGCGATTTTGTGTAGATTATCGGGCACTCAATGACATCACGGTGAAAGATAAGTATCCAATTCCagtaattgatgaattattagACGAGTTGCATGGCGCcaaattttattctaaattggATTTGCGTTCGGGATATCATCAAATCCGCGTGCATGATGCTGACATTCATAAAACAGCCTTCAGAACTCATGAAGGGCATTATGAATTTATTGTGATGCCATTTGGTCTCACCAATGCGCCCTCAACATTTCAAAGCCTCATGAATGATCTCTTTCGACCCTACCTTCGACACtttatcttggtttttttttatgacattcTACTATATTCAAGATCATGGACGGATCATCTCACTCATCTGCAAACTGTTCTACAGATTTTATCAGCTAACAATTTATTTGCCAAAATGTCCAAGTGTCAATTCGGGGTTTTACGTGTCAGCTACTTGGGCCACATCATTTCTGAGCAGGGAGTAGCGGTTGATCCCGCCAAAATCCAAGCCGTCGTCGACTGGCCACCACCAACAACAGCAAAAGGGGTGCGTGGATTTCTTGGTTTGGCAGGTTACTACCGCAAATTTATCCGTCATTTTGGGGGCATAGCAGCACCTTTAAATTGTCTTTTAGGCAAGGATGGATTTCAGTGGAACCAGGCAGCAGAGAAGGCCTTCCAACAGTTGAAGGAAGCACTGACATCCCCGCCAGTCTTACGCCTTCCTGATTTTACTCAGCAGTTCGTCATTGAGTGTGATGCTAGTGGAATAGGACTTGGTGCCATTTGCTTCAACAGAACCAACCAATTGCCTATTTTAGTGAAGCATTGA